In Methanosarcina barkeri MS, a single window of DNA contains:
- the purQ gene encoding phosphoribosylformylglycinamidine synthase subunit PurQ: MKIAILQFGGTNCDQDVLHVLKDVVGVDAETVWYKQEDLTGFDGVVVPGGFSYGDYLRAGAIAARTPIMNSVKKLAAEGKPVLGICNGFQILTEARVLEGALTTNEYPKFRCHWTNLRVETVDTPFTSKFRKGEVIRMPIAHMEGQFYAEEKTLAELDENEQVVFRYVDENGKVTDAANPNGSLENIAGVVNTSRNILGLMPHPERASESILGSDDGLRVFESMVDYITENF; encoded by the coding sequence ATGAAAATTGCCATACTTCAGTTCGGAGGCACAAACTGCGACCAGGACGTCCTGCATGTCCTTAAAGACGTTGTGGGTGTGGACGCCGAGACTGTCTGGTACAAACAAGAAGATCTGACAGGTTTTGACGGAGTCGTCGTCCCTGGAGGATTCTCCTACGGAGACTATCTCAGGGCAGGAGCAATTGCAGCCCGCACTCCAATAATGAACTCAGTAAAAAAACTCGCAGCCGAAGGTAAGCCTGTGCTTGGGATCTGCAACGGCTTTCAGATTCTTACCGAAGCCCGGGTGCTTGAGGGTGCTCTGACAACTAATGAGTACCCGAAATTCCGGTGCCATTGGACTAACCTCAGGGTAGAGACCGTTGATACGCCTTTCACCTCGAAGTTCAGGAAAGGTGAAGTTATCAGAATGCCTATTGCCCATATGGAAGGTCAGTTCTATGCCGAAGAGAAAACTCTGGCCGAGCTTGACGAAAACGAGCAGGTTGTCTTCCGTTATGTGGATGAAAACGGAAAAGTAACGGATGCAGCTAATCCTAATGGTTCTCTAGAAAATATTGCAGGAGTTGTAAACACTTCAAGAAATATCTTAGGTCTCATGCCCCATCCGGAAAGAGCTTCCGAATCGATCCTGGGCTCAGACGATGGTCTACGAGTTTTCGAGTCCATGGTGGATTATATTACTGAGAATTTCTAA
- the pheT gene encoding phenylalanine--tRNA ligase subunit beta, giving the protein MPVITLQYDDLEKLTGTDKETIIKRAPMIGADIERVEEESIDIEFFPDRPDLYSVEGAARAMRGFLDIETGLSEYEIKPPKVSISVSEEILRIRPFLGCAVVRGIKFTSSSIKSLMDLQEDLHWGLGRNRKKVSIGVHDISNVKPPFRYMAVDPSFEFVPLDYTEKMSMTEILEKHPKGTRFAHLVRGFEKYPIILDSDDNVLSFPPIINGTLTSVTESTTDLFIDVTGLGEAVYTALNIVVTALAERGGQIEFVKVIRPDSGELILPDLEPKTRFLTKTEVKDLLGMELSIEEIVKQLERMRFGAKALDEETIEVKVPAYRADILHNYDLVEDIAKGYGYENIKVKIPETYTPGKSHPISLLRAPVNEIMVGLGYYEVMPFTLTSEKINFDNMCRPKTDDVTYVLHPISEDQTMIRTNLLPNLLEILALNQHRELPQKIFEFGEVVNNEITGQHVAAVSIHPQANFTEIYEVVDALMREMMLPYKVKESEDPAFLEGRRADVYVNGKKLGVFGEFHPEVINNFALGYAVVGFELDLNDLIV; this is encoded by the coding sequence ATGCCAGTAATTACCTTACAGTACGACGACCTAGAAAAACTCACAGGAACCGATAAGGAAACCATTATAAAAAGAGCGCCCATGATAGGGGCCGATATCGAAAGAGTTGAAGAGGAATCTATAGATATCGAGTTTTTCCCTGACAGGCCTGACCTTTACAGTGTAGAAGGAGCAGCCAGGGCAATGCGGGGTTTCCTGGACATCGAGACCGGACTGTCAGAGTATGAGATAAAGCCTCCAAAGGTTTCAATCTCGGTTAGTGAGGAGATACTTAGAATCAGGCCTTTTCTCGGGTGTGCGGTTGTAAGGGGCATAAAATTCACATCTTCGTCCATAAAATCCCTTATGGACCTTCAGGAAGACCTGCACTGGGGGCTTGGAAGAAACAGGAAAAAAGTGTCTATAGGCGTGCATGATATTTCGAACGTTAAGCCGCCTTTCAGGTATATGGCTGTAGACCCGAGTTTCGAGTTCGTGCCACTGGACTACACTGAAAAAATGAGCATGACCGAAATCCTGGAAAAGCACCCAAAAGGCACGAGGTTTGCCCATCTTGTCAGGGGCTTTGAGAAATATCCAATAATCCTGGACTCAGACGATAATGTGCTGTCCTTCCCGCCTATCATTAACGGGACACTTACAAGTGTGACCGAGAGCACAACCGACCTCTTTATTGATGTTACTGGACTTGGAGAAGCCGTTTATACCGCCCTGAATATTGTTGTTACCGCCCTTGCGGAAAGAGGTGGCCAGATCGAATTCGTAAAGGTTATCAGGCCCGATTCCGGAGAACTTATCCTGCCTGACCTTGAACCAAAAACCAGGTTCCTTACAAAAACTGAAGTAAAAGACCTTCTGGGCATGGAACTCTCCATCGAAGAAATTGTTAAACAACTTGAGAGAATGCGCTTTGGAGCAAAAGCCCTTGACGAAGAAACCATCGAGGTAAAAGTCCCGGCTTACAGGGCCGATATTCTTCATAACTACGACCTTGTAGAAGATATTGCCAAAGGTTATGGATATGAAAATATTAAAGTAAAGATTCCTGAAACCTATACCCCAGGAAAGTCTCACCCGATTTCCCTGCTTCGCGCTCCCGTAAACGAGATAATGGTAGGGCTCGGCTACTATGAGGTCATGCCGTTTACGCTTACCAGCGAAAAAATTAACTTCGATAACATGTGCAGGCCAAAAACGGATGATGTTACCTATGTGCTTCACCCGATCAGCGAAGACCAGACAATGATTCGGACAAACCTGCTTCCGAACCTCCTTGAAATTCTTGCCTTAAATCAGCACAGGGAATTGCCTCAGAAGATTTTCGAGTTCGGCGAGGTCGTAAATAACGAAATAACCGGCCAGCACGTAGCTGCAGTCTCGATTCACCCGCAGGCCAACTTTACCGAGATCTATGAGGTTGTAGACGCTCTGATGAGGGAAATGATGCTTCCCTACAAGGTAAAAGAGTCCGAAGATCCTGCATTCCTTGAAGGCAGGCGGGCTGATGTTTATGTCAATGGCAAAAAACTCGGAGTCTTTGGAGAATTCCATCCTGAGGTCATAAACAATTTTGCCCTTGGATACGCAGTTGTCGGGTTTGAACTTGACCTCAATGACCTTATTGTTTAA
- the rnhB gene encoding ribonuclease HII, giving the protein MMIAGIDEAGKGPVIGPMCIGGVKIEESREHILKVLGVADSKKLTPRKREQLAAQIKKHADGFFVLEVSPSQIDELRKIMTMNEIMVVCFSKVLEQLKPDLLYADAADVNEERFATNIRKQYSKTNPEHAKEIEIISMHQADATYPVVSAASIIAKVRRDELIEELKKEWGLDFGSGYPSDPKTRGFLLNWGKEHSGKFPEIVRQSWQTVENIREELKKAELK; this is encoded by the coding sequence ATGATGATCGCAGGAATTGATGAAGCCGGAAAAGGCCCTGTAATCGGGCCCATGTGCATAGGAGGCGTAAAAATTGAGGAATCCAGAGAACATATCCTCAAAGTGCTAGGGGTTGCGGATTCCAAGAAACTGACTCCCAGAAAAAGGGAACAGCTTGCAGCCCAAATTAAAAAACACGCAGACGGCTTTTTTGTTCTTGAGGTCAGCCCTTCTCAGATTGACGAACTCCGGAAAATTATGACAATGAACGAGATAATGGTGGTCTGTTTTTCAAAAGTGCTCGAACAGTTAAAGCCTGACCTCTTATATGCCGATGCTGCTGATGTCAATGAAGAACGTTTTGCAACCAACATCCGCAAGCAATACTCAAAAACCAACCCTGAACATGCAAAAGAAATAGAAATAATTTCCATGCATCAGGCCGATGCTACTTATCCCGTTGTATCGGCAGCCTCAATTATTGCGAAGGTACGCAGGGATGAGCTTATCGAAGAGCTTAAGAAAGAATGGGGCCTCGACTTCGGTAGCGGTTACCCCTCAGACCCGAAGACAAGAGGATTCCTGTTGAACTGGGGAAAAGAGCACTCAGGGAAGTTCCCTGAAATAGTCAGGCAGTCCTGGCAGACTGTAGAAAATATCCGGGAAGAACTAAAAAAAGCCGAACTGAAGTAA
- a CDS encoding DUF4214 domain-containing protein, producing the protein MGQNFDEFINYCYSKILGRVPDSEGKEHYIDLLNKGVPKHEVLVSFLNSNEYAGRLKNPSVEPHESLKSEQNFDEFISYCYSRILGRIPDPEGREYYTKILNEGTPKHEILVSFLNSDEYAERVKYLMSPTIKFAPPGHFYSPLTNLDDILDLYQKIDKFRNPTGIEINGDKQIELLKQFQKYISVIPFGDGFKQNNTRYFFNGDEWYSYGDAIVLFCMINYFKPKRLIEVGSGYSSTVTLDTCELLNLKTKITFIEPYPELVLSLLSDRDDPDKLLLRKGVQTVDLSFFEELNSGDILFVDSSHVVKFGSDVLFILTEVLPRLKPGVIIHFHDIFWPFEYPIEWLEQGSAWNEAYFLKALLINNKNYEILYFNDYMGQMNHDLVKEYMPLALKNSGCGIWLKKLESESSVV; encoded by the coding sequence ATGGGACAGAATTTTGATGAATTTATCAATTATTGCTATAGCAAGATCTTAGGTAGAGTTCCTGATTCTGAAGGGAAAGAACATTATATTGACTTATTGAACAAAGGTGTACCAAAACATGAAGTCTTAGTATCTTTTTTGAACTCTAATGAATATGCAGGGCGCCTAAAAAATCCCTCAGTAGAACCTCATGAAAGTTTGAAATCAGAGCAGAATTTTGACGAATTTATCAGTTATTGTTACAGCAGAATTTTAGGCAGAATTCCTGATCCTGAAGGAAGAGAATATTATACCAAAATATTGAATGAAGGTACACCAAAACACGAAATCTTAGTATCTTTTTTGAATTCCGATGAATATGCTGAGCGCGTAAAGTATCTCATGAGTCCTACAATTAAATTTGCTCCTCCAGGACATTTTTACTCTCCATTAACAAATCTGGATGACATCTTGGACTTATATCAAAAAATCGACAAATTCCGGAACCCGACTGGAATTGAGATTAATGGTGATAAGCAGATAGAATTACTAAAACAATTCCAGAAATATATTTCCGTAATCCCGTTTGGAGATGGTTTCAAGCAGAACAATACCAGGTATTTTTTTAACGGAGACGAATGGTATAGTTACGGGGACGCAATTGTATTATTTTGCATGATCAATTACTTTAAACCAAAAAGGCTTATAGAAGTAGGATCAGGTTATTCGTCAACTGTTACTCTGGACACCTGCGAACTGTTAAACCTTAAAACGAAGATAACTTTTATTGAGCCTTATCCAGAGCTTGTTTTAAGCCTATTGTCTGACCGAGATGATCCTGATAAGCTTCTTTTGAGAAAAGGGGTTCAAACTGTAGATTTGTCTTTTTTTGAAGAGCTGAACAGTGGGGATATTCTGTTTGTAGATAGTTCTCATGTTGTGAAATTTGGGAGCGATGTTCTTTTTATTCTTACCGAAGTACTTCCCCGTCTGAAACCTGGTGTGATTATCCATTTTCACGATATCTTCTGGCCATTTGAATACCCTATTGAATGGCTGGAACAGGGTTCTGCATGGAATGAAGCATACTTCTTAAAGGCATTACTTATAAATAATAAAAATTACGAAATTTTATATTTTAATGACTATATGGGGCAAATGAATCACGATCTTGTGAAGGAATACATGCCACTGGCATTGAAAAATTCGGGATGTGGAATCTGGTTAAAGAAACTTGAGTCTGAATCCTCTGTTGTTTGA